In the genome of Jatrophihabitans sp., one region contains:
- a CDS encoding CAP domain-containing protein: MPAVQPPALWLSIAATAVSVVTVAAMASSGGPRRPLTFAGAVLLPGDQRSVTSPAASDTTRPSRQLSLPSPARTRTRTSAAPSAADSTAGYASSAPVIVPIHNASSTPAPAAGPSSPAGAPAAPAARPTAQPHAPRTTAPDPPDTRSSEAALAAALFSALNQARRQIGLPALSWSDRLQRSAADHNHQMAEADELASRVGDEPALGVRQANQGVLGDYAAENVASTQALSLAGALAAQQSMLAEPPLDGARRQNLLSPALNAVGIDVLLDPAQGRMWITQDFAQLP; encoded by the coding sequence ATGCCAGCGGTTCAGCCTCCAGCGCTGTGGCTGTCGATTGCCGCGACCGCGGTCAGCGTCGTCACCGTCGCCGCCATGGCAAGTTCGGGCGGCCCTCGCCGACCACTGACCTTCGCCGGCGCGGTGCTGCTGCCGGGCGACCAGCGCAGCGTCACCTCCCCCGCGGCCAGTGACACCACCCGGCCGAGCCGGCAGCTCAGCCTGCCCAGCCCAGCCCGAACCCGGACGCGGACCTCGGCCGCCCCTTCGGCCGCCGACAGCACCGCCGGATACGCGTCCTCGGCGCCGGTGATCGTTCCGATCCACAACGCCTCGAGCACCCCCGCGCCCGCCGCTGGCCCGTCATCACCGGCCGGAGCGCCAGCGGCGCCGGCCGCGAGACCCACCGCTCAGCCCCACGCGCCGCGCACCACAGCTCCGGACCCGCCGGACACCCGATCGAGCGAGGCCGCACTGGCGGCAGCGCTGTTCAGCGCCCTCAACCAGGCCCGCCGGCAGATCGGACTACCCGCCCTGAGCTGGAGCGACAGGCTGCAGCGCAGCGCCGCCGATCACAACCACCAGATGGCCGAGGCCGACGAGCTCGCGTCGCGAGTCGGCGACGAGCCGGCGCTGGGGGTCCGTCAGGCCAACCAGGGCGTGCTCGGCGATTACGCCGCCGAGAATGTCGCCAGCACGCAGGCACTCAGCCTGGCCGGCGCCCTGGCTGCCCAGCAGTCGATGCTTGCCGAGCCTCCCCTCGACGGCGCCCGCCGGCAGAACCTGCTTTCCCCTGCCTTGAACGCAGTCGGCATCGACGTGCTGCTCGACCCGGCGCAGGGCCGGATGTGGATCACGCAGGACTTCGCGCAGCTGCCTTGA
- the ilvD gene encoding dihydroxy-acid dehydratase: MTTEQPSSKPRHRKPHSGAVTDGIERAASRGMLRAVGMGDDDWDKPQIGVASSWNEITPCNLSLNRLAKQAKVGVRGADGFPLEFGTISVSDGISMGHEGMHYSLVSREVIADSVETVFRAERLDGAVLLAGCDKSLPGMLMAAARLDVAAVFLYAGSTLPGKLHGNDVTIIDAFEGVGACLAGKITRDELDEIERAICPGEGACGGMYTANTMASAAEALGMSLTGSAAPPAPDSRRDAYAERSGEAVVRLVDAGVTARQILTKQAFENAITVVMALGGSTNAVLHLLAIASEAEVELSLADFNRIGDKVPHLADMKPFGRFVMTDVDRIGGVPVVMRALLDAGLLHGDALTVTGRTLAENLELLAPPAPDGEVIRSMSRPIHRTGGITILHGSLAPEGAVVKTAGFDTDVFDGVARVFDREQAAMEAVATGSLKAGDVVVIRWEGPKGGPGMREMLAITGAIKGAGLGKDVLLLTDGRFSGGTTGLCVGHVAPEAAVGGPIALVADGDRIVVDIADRSIELHVDEAELRRRQADWQPLPPRFDTGVLRKYARLVGSAAQGAIC, from the coding sequence GTGACGACGGAGCAGCCCAGCAGTAAGCCACGACACCGCAAACCGCATTCCGGCGCGGTCACCGACGGCATCGAGCGAGCCGCCTCGCGAGGCATGCTGCGCGCGGTGGGCATGGGAGACGACGACTGGGACAAGCCGCAGATCGGGGTCGCCTCGTCCTGGAACGAGATCACCCCCTGCAACCTGTCGCTGAACCGGTTGGCCAAGCAGGCCAAGGTCGGAGTGCGGGGCGCTGACGGCTTTCCGCTGGAATTCGGCACCATCTCGGTGTCCGACGGCATCTCGATGGGCCATGAGGGCATGCACTACTCGCTGGTCTCGCGTGAGGTCATCGCGGACTCGGTCGAGACGGTCTTCCGCGCCGAGCGGCTGGATGGCGCGGTGTTGCTGGCCGGCTGTGACAAGTCGCTGCCGGGCATGCTGATGGCCGCTGCCCGGCTCGATGTCGCGGCGGTGTTCCTCTACGCAGGCTCGACGTTGCCGGGCAAGCTGCACGGCAACGACGTGACCATCATCGACGCCTTCGAGGGGGTTGGCGCCTGTCTGGCCGGAAAGATCACCCGTGACGAGCTGGACGAGATCGAGCGGGCCATCTGCCCGGGCGAAGGCGCCTGCGGCGGGATGTACACCGCCAACACGATGGCCTCGGCGGCCGAAGCCCTGGGCATGTCATTGACCGGCTCGGCAGCGCCGCCGGCGCCGGACTCCCGGCGCGACGCCTACGCCGAGCGCTCGGGCGAAGCCGTCGTGCGGCTGGTGGACGCCGGCGTCACCGCGCGCCAGATCCTCACCAAGCAGGCCTTCGAGAACGCCATCACGGTCGTGATGGCGCTTGGCGGCTCGACCAACGCGGTGCTGCACCTGCTGGCGATCGCCAGCGAGGCCGAGGTCGAGCTGAGCCTCGCCGACTTCAACCGGATCGGCGACAAGGTGCCGCACCTTGCCGACATGAAGCCGTTCGGCCGGTTCGTGATGACCGACGTCGACCGGATCGGCGGGGTCCCGGTCGTCATGCGAGCGCTGCTCGACGCCGGCCTGCTGCACGGTGATGCCCTTACCGTGACGGGACGAACGCTGGCCGAGAACCTGGAGCTGCTGGCGCCCCCGGCGCCCGACGGCGAGGTCATCCGGTCGATGTCCAGGCCGATCCACCGCACCGGCGGCATCACGATCCTGCACGGCTCGCTGGCTCCTGAGGGCGCGGTGGTCAAGACCGCCGGCTTCGACACCGACGTCTTCGACGGCGTCGCCCGGGTGTTTGACCGCGAGCAGGCTGCGATGGAGGCCGTGGCGACCGGCAGCCTGAAGGCCGGGGACGTCGTGGTGATCCGGTGGGAAGGCCCCAAGGGCGGACCGGGCATGCGCGAGATGCTGGCGATCACCGGGGCGATCAAGGGCGCCGGCCTGGGCAAGGACGTGCTGCTGCTGACCGATGGGCGGTTCTCCGGCGGCACGACCGGGCTGTGCGTGGGTCATGTCGCACCCGAGGCCGCGGTCGGCGGCCCGATCGCCCTGGTGGCCGACGGTGACCGGATCGTGGTCGACATCGCTGACCGGAGCATCGAGTTGCACGTGGATGAGGCAGAGCTGCGACGGCGCCAGGCCGACTGGCAGCCGCTGCCGCCGCGGTTTGACACCGGCGTGTTGCGCAAGTACGCCCGGCTCGTCGGCTCCGCGGCTCAGGGCGCCATCTGCTGA